In Haliscomenobacter hydrossis DSM 1100, the DNA window TCAAACCCTCGAACCTTCGAACTCCCGAACCCCCGAACCCTCGAACCCCCGAACTCCCGAACCCTCCTTCGTCATCGACGCCCACCTCGACCTCAGCATGAACGCCATGGAGTGGAACCGCGACCTGCGCCGCTCTATCGCCGAAATCAAAGCTCGTGAAATAGGCCTAAGCGACAAGCCCGACCGCGCCCAGGGGACAGTCAGCCTCCCCGAATTGCGCAAAGGCAATGTCGGCCTGGTGGTTGCCACCCAAATTGCCCGTTATGTCGCTCCCGACAATCCGCTACCCGGCTGGCATTCACCCGAACAAGCCTGGGCACATACCCAGGCACAACTGGCCTGGTACCAAGCCATGGTTGCTGTCGGGGAAATGGTGCAAATCCGGGATCTAGCCGGTTTGGAGCAACACTTGAGCAGCTGGAATGATGGCCAGGATGCCGGGCAAAAGCCCGTAGGTTTTATCCTGAGTTTGGAAGGGGCCGATTCACTGGTCAGTTTGGAACACCTTGAAATGGCACACGCCTATGGCTTGCGGGCCATCGGCCCAGCCCACTACGGCCCCGGACGTTACGCCAATGGGACAGACTCTACCGGAAAAATGGGGCAAATGGGCATCGACCTCTTGAAAAAAATGGAGTCACTCAACATCATTCTGGATGCTACGCACCTTTGTGATGACGCATTCTGGCAAGCGATGGATCATTTCTCGGGACCAGTATGGGCCAGTCACAACAACTGTCGGGCCATTGTGAACCACAACCGCCAGTTTTCGGATGAACAATTGAAAGTCCTCATTGCACGGGGAGCCGTGATAGGTGCTGCTTTTGACTCCTGGATGATCGTGCCCAATTGGGTGCGGCAGGTGTCTACGCCGCTGGGGATGGACTGCAACTTGGATAAGGTGGTGCGGCACATTGATCACATCTGCCAGTTGGCGGGCAATGCCCAACATGTGGGGATCGGCTCGGATCTGGACGGCGCATTTGGCAAAGAGCAGTGTCCTCATGACCTGGATACCATTGCCGATTTGCACAAACTGGTACCGATTCTCCAGCAACACGGGTATGCGGATGAAGACATCAAGGGCATCATGCATGGCAACTGGCTGCGCTTTTTGCGCCGGGTCTGGGCTTGATGGTTCACAAATATTGGCAGCACGCCTATTCAAAAAAAGCGACAACAATGGGAACGCGGATGACGCGGATTAAGCGGATTTACACGGATTTATTTGTTCGTAAGTTAAAATCCGTGTAAATCCGCTTAATCCGCGTCATCCGCGTTCCCATTAAAACTCCTGCGACAGAGCCGAAGGCTCCAAGCAGGAGGGTTGGCGGTAGAGGCTGGTGCTGAACTTTTACATCATTGATTTTACAAGCCTTCAAAAAATATTCCATGCTCCAACGGCTTAAAACACACCAGCGGTACTACGAAACCCTCTTTCTTTTTTTGCTGAGTTGTTATTGCTTCGCGCTATCGCTGTTTCGCTTGATTTATTCCGATACCCTGGTGTTTATCTTCTTAAATGCCAATTTGTTTCTGGCGTTTTTACCCTGGTTTTTCAGCAGTTTGTTGATCATTTACCCCAAACTTCAGCAGCGTAAAATTGCGGTGACATTATTGCTGTGTACCTGGTTGTTGTTTTTTCCCAACGCCCCCTACATCCTTACCGATCTGTTTCACTTGCGCCATCAGTTTTCCATGCCCGTCTGGTTTGATTTGGCCTTGATTTTGTCGTTCGCCTGGACGGGTTTGTTGTTTGGCCTGCTGAGTTTGTGGGACATCGAGAAGGTGTTGCGCAATTTTTTACCACCCAGGGTCATCCCCCTGGTTTCGGTATTACTTTTGTTTTTAGGCAGTTTTGGCATCTATCTGGGGCGTTACCTGCGCTGGAACAGTTGGGACATCCTCCGGGAACCCTTTGGCATCTTGTACGACATCAGCGACCGCCTGGTCAATCCGCTTGATCACCCGCGTACTTGGGGCATGACGATTATCATGGGGCTGTTTTTGAACATGGTGTACTGGTCCTTTCATTTCATTCGGGACAGGACGGCATAAAAGCGACACGGTTTGTACAAAAAATTATGTGAGTCCCCTCGCATTCAGGTTAACCACAATAGTTGCAAAAGCCTATATTTACTAAAAAAAAGATGGACGCAAGCCAAAAAACCACCAACCCTGCAGCCAAACCTGAAGAAAAAAAACATACCCTCAAGCAGGCCTTGAAAGACATCAGTACTGCCGGAGGGGTCACCGTTTTTGTAATCACCACCCTCACTTCCTTCTCCTTGCCCGGAATTTTGTCTACGGTGCTGCAAGGCGATTTTAGCCTGGACGCGGAAGGGATCGTCCTCATCTGGAAAATGATCCTGCTCACTGCTCCGTTGACCATCGGGATTGTGGTGGTCATGGTCGCCTTGATGCGCGAATGGGTCAGTGAAGTTTGGGGAACTGCTTTGCTGACTAGCGCGGTGTTGATCGTCACCACATTTTTTTTGCGTGAAGATGGGCAATCCATTCTTTCAGTTGCCTGGTCGAGAACGACGGGAAATCCATTTTTTTACTTCCCCCTACAGCTTTTGCTGGAGTATTTCCGCATTTATTATTGGATTCCTTTCGTTTCCTCATTCATCATCGGCTTTTTCATCAGTTGGGCGATCAACCGTTTGATGGTGGTCAAAAGCTGGGAATAAAGCCGTCAATTATTTTTGGAATGAACCGTAAACTCATCCTCTTGTTGCTCGTGCTCTCTCCATTTGTGGCCTTGAGCCAAAAAATGGGCTTCGACGACATCGACGGCAGCAAACTCAAACCCTGGACCGTAAAGGACAAAACGGGTTACCAGTTTGCGTACCACTTTGGCGATTCGGAAGTAGAATCCAATCTGGTTATTCTGGTCGGTCCCGATAAGTGTTACGCCCAAATTTCCTGGGGGGAGTGGTCGGCAGATGGTGCCAACTGGCTCAAACGTTTTGAAACCCTGAGCAACGTGCGCATCGAAGGCAACCAGTTTTTTTCTGACAAAACCAATGGCGAATTTGTACTGTACACCAACGGCGATGAAACCACCCAATGCCTAAAGGTGTACAAACCCTGGAGCGGCGTGACCGCAAAGGGCGAATACGAGGTCGGTTTTGTGGCCGGCAAGGTGGAACTCTTTTTTGATGGCCAATTCCCGCAAGCCTCTCTGCACCCACTCAGCGCTGTTGAACTCAGCAAAATGTCCAAAGCGGACCTGCAGTTGATGCGCAATGAAATCTACGCCCGCTATGGTTTCCGCTTCAAATCGGGCGGTGCCATGCAGGCCTATTTTGCCAAACAAGACTGGTACAAAGGCCAGTATGCAGACGTCACTCCATTCCTGACCGAACTGGAAAAGGAAAACCTCAAAAAGATCCAGTTGGCCGAAAGCAAGTAGGCTGAGAAATTTATTTGAAAAAAAAGCCCTCAGCTCTTGCGTATAATGCCACGAGACCTTACTTTTGCGTCACTCTTGGAAAAAATGCTTTTCAAGACTGGTTTTAGACCTATGGTGTAACGGTAGCACATCTGATTTTGGTTCAGCCTGTTAAGGTTCGAATCCTTATAGGTCTACATAGAAAAGGTATAATTATCTGCAAGTCAGATTTTTATGCCTTTTTTGTTTTTGTATTGTGTCGTTTTGTGTTGCGTTTAGATTGTACATAGTAAAAGAGATTATGTACTAAAAAATTAGCAAAATGATAAAAAGAGTTCTTTGAAATAATTTTTTTAAATAAATTTAAATATGAACAAAAAGTTCTTTTTTAAAGAGCGCGAGAAAATATCTCGTGCTTATCAATGGAATGAGCTCTTAGAGCTTGAGTTGAATGAGAACACCCAAATTTGGACAAAAGAGTTTTGTCCTGAGGGAAAGTCAGTAGAGAATTGTAAGAAACATTGGCAAACGTTAAAAGAGTACACGGAAAAGCAAGAAAACGAAAGTAATTACGAGAAAAGCAGCAGTAACAAAAAAGGCAGTGGTAATGGTGATAGGTTTACATTAATCGCAATTCTAATTTTTTCATGTGTCCTATTACCGTACATTTCTAGTGGTGAATAAATTTTAAATAGTCGGATACAACTTCTTGAGTTTGATTCGGGCTTTCTCAGTGGTGAATTGCCAATTTGCTCCTTTCCGGAGCTGATTTTGCGCAATCTCCCAAATTTTAACTGCTCCTTCCACCTCCTTTTTGCTTTTGAAGGGTTTGTCCAAAGCATCACGTCCCACCAAAGCAAATTGTATTTCTGCCATGTTTAACCATGACCCGTGTTTGGGGGTATACACAAAATCCATCCGATCCACGTAAGCTTTGGCCTGAGCAGGTGGAAATACTTTGTAAAAATTTTCTGGCTTGTGGGTGACAAAATTATCCATCACCCAGGTTACCTTTTTAGCTTCTTGGTATTGGGTATCCATTTGAGCGGCCATGAAATTTACCCAAGTCGTGGTCGTATGATCATCCTCAATGGTCATTTCCCGATGGCCAGCGAGAGGTTCGAATGCCACGAATAATTCCGCAACGCCCAAACGCACATATTCTGAATCTTGTAACCTACTTCCATCTGAGATCGTAATTTGCTTGTAGTCAATTATTTGCTTTGGAGACTCATCCATGCAAACTACTGGAAAGTCAGCGTCGTATGGTCTTTCGTAAACATCCAATACCTTTTCCATTTGGTACACAAAAGCAGCACTTGATTCTGCTGGTATCACGTATTGCGCTTTTTTGAAGGGCTTAAGTTCATTTTTTTTAACAATTTGCTGATCGACATTTTAGAGATCGATTCTACTATCTCTAATTCCACTAAGCAATCTGCCAACATTTGCAATTTCCACCGAGGCGCATCATTGGGTGGCGATTGACAAAGCAGCGCAATGAGATGCGCTTCCGCTCGCGCATCTATCTTTTTATCACTCCGCGTTTTTCTTTCTTTGGCTTCAAACAAAGACATCCCTTCATCACAGAATGCTTTTTTTACTCGCTCCACTGTTCTTGCCGTGCTCTGGTACCTGTCTGCTACGTCCGTCATTCGTGGTGGTTTTCTACCTTCACTTTCATCACTATTGAGTAAAATATGGCAATATTGGATGTGTTGGGCTTTGCGCTTGCCTGTCTTTATCCAATCCAGCAGCGTTTCCCGCTCTTTTTTACTCAGGTGTATTCTGTATCTTGCCTTCATTTTTTATAGCAAAAATACACAATTTCTAAAACTGCGACAACTTAGAATTTATCCACCACTAGCATGTTCGATCAAGGGAAAAAGAAAGAGGAAACAATAGCTGTGGAAGGGGAATTTGGGCCTGTAAAAATTAAAATAATCAAAAAGACTAAATATTCTGAACTAGAAGAAGTTGATCAAGAACTAGTAAAAGGCAAGAAAGGAAAGTGTTTCATTGTTAATCTCAAATCGGCCTATGACGAAGAAGTGATTCTGTTCAAGGCAGGGGAATATGTGATCAACGATTCTATTAGCTTTGCCATTTCTTTGGATGACTTTATGGCCAATGTCTATTTCGATCTAAAAGACAAAGGAGTAAATTGCCAATTGTATGTCAAGGGAAGTGCAGATATATCTGGACATACGACTTTCCGTAAGAAAATTGATGAAAGATATGGTTCCAAAGAAGGTTTTACAAAGATCGAGTATTTGAAAGCGTTGGATAAGGAGTACAACTTTTTTACCAATGAAGTCCAAATTAAATCGATTGGAGGCAAATATTCTAATTCAGACTTGCCCCTTCTAAGAGGGAAATTTATCCAATATTGGATGAAGCAAAAGTTTGATGGTGTGACTCCTATTATCTTGGAAGGAGGCGTTGAAGGAAAAACGCCTAATCCATCGCTAAGAAATGCATATCTATACTTGTTTGTAGAAAGCAAAAATTCGTAGTATCAACAGATTGTGCTTACTGACCAAATCATTGGCCAGTAAGCATATCTGCATATTCTTGTAGTCGAGCAGCTTCTTGTGGGTAACATTTCTGATAAATACATATTAAGCTAAATGCAAACTCATGTTTACTCTGAGCCAACAGATATTGAAGAAGCTCTTCATATTCTTCTTTCATATAGCTACTAATATCAACTTCTTCTTCCATGATTTTCAGTGTTTTATAAAAAAAATCAGAAAATTGGACACTTGGTTTAAAGTGCTCAATAGTATCTTGCAAAATTTCTGCCATTAGGGAATTAAGGTATTCATCACTATTATAATATTGATCTTCAAGCACTTCTTCTATTTTGTCCAGCCTTTCTTTTTCTTCAGGAAAGCCCATTTTGTAAGCTTGGAGCATGTTAGATCCTTTATAAAATTCGTCTTTAAAGCATTTACTGACGATATATTCAAATTCGTCCTTAGTAAACTGTTCTATGTTTTTGCTCAAAATTGAGGCTTTAATCTTTTCTTCTTCAGCTTTTGTAAAAACTTTAAATGCTGTGGGTGGACAAGTAGGCTCCATATCTTCATTTATCAAAGAATCTAAGTTCATTGTATGCGTTTGGAATTTTGATAGATCACTCAAAATTCTTTCAAACATAGAATCCTGATTTTGATGCTCAGGAAAACTCCAAGACAGGTTATGGTTCCCAAAAATAGGGCTATTCATTGTCCCATAGATATTTAACTTTCCAAATGCTTGCGTTAGGGTAAATATAAGTGTACCTCCAAGCCCTGATAAACCTAACGTTACTGAAGCAGGAGCAACTTTAAAAAACTTCGCATTGGGATTACATGCCAAAATCCGGTTAATAATGACCTCATATTTTTTTAGCATCCCACCTTCTTGGTTGACCTTCTCGATTTCTTGTCCCCGGTCATACAGAAACTTGAGAATGTATGCTACTACTGCCAGAATTACTATTGTCCACATAACTTGCTAAATTTTCGCTTTAAAAATTACTTTAAATTGTAAAAGTACTATTAACTTATAGATTAGACAGGTAATTTTATGTCGCCACCTTTACATCAAAACGCATTAAATTTTTGATAAAGCTTACCCGCTCACGAGCATAAGCTAGAGCATTCGGATACAGAATACCCAGAGTTTCTCCGCCAAAGACACATCCAATGCATCCAGCAGCTGGCTATTCATGCGCACAATTTCCCCTACACTGTAGAGACAATCGCAAAACCAATCTTTTTGAATCGCAAAACCATTCCCCATTGAAACGAGAAAACCTTCCCACCATGCCCCTTTTATCTGTATTTTTGACTGCACATTCTGGAATTTTCCACAGTACGATGAATGAAAAATGAGCGAAAGTCAAAACATAGAATGGAAGTCCACTTGGCGGGATGAATACCTCAAGTGGATATGCGGTTTTGCCAACGCCAATGGCGGCAGACTGGAAATTGGCAAAGACGACAATGGGAACCTTGTTGGGCTGGATGATTCCAAAAAATTGATGGAAGACCTACCCAACAAAATCAAGGATATTTTGGGGATTGTCGTGGAAGTCAACCTGCATACCGAAAAGGACAAGGACTGGATTTGCATCGAAGTTGAGCCTCATCCTTACCCCGTTAGTTATAAAGGGCAGTACCATTTTCGCAGCGGAAGCACCAAACAGGAACTTAAAGGAAGCGCACTCGATGGCTTTCTACTTAAAAAGCAAGGCAAACGGTGGGATAGCGTTCCCGTTCCAGGTGTTACGACAAAAGACTTGAGTCCCGCCGCTTTTGATTATTTCAGGAAAAAAGCAACTCAAACGCAGCGCCTGGATAAAGCCGTGTTG includes these proteins:
- a CDS encoding helix-turn-helix domain-containing protein, which gives rise to MKARYRIHLSKKERETLLDWIKTGKRKAQHIQYCHILLNSDESEGRKPPRMTDVADRYQSTARTVERVKKAFCDEGMSLFEAKERKTRSDKKIDARAEAHLIALLCQSPPNDAPRWKLQMLADCLVELEIVESISKMSISKLLKKMNLSPSKKRNT
- a CDS encoding DUF1361 domain-containing protein, with the translated sequence MLQRLKTHQRYYETLFLFLLSCYCFALSLFRLIYSDTLVFIFLNANLFLAFLPWFFSSLLIIYPKLQQRKIAVTLLLCTWLLFFPNAPYILTDLFHLRHQFSMPVWFDLALILSFAWTGLLFGLLSLWDIEKVLRNFLPPRVIPLVSVLLLFLGSFGIYLGRYLRWNSWDILREPFGILYDISDRLVNPLDHPRTWGMTIIMGLFLNMVYWSFHFIRDRTA
- a CDS encoding IS630 family transposase, with product MIPAESSAAFVYQMEKVLDVYERPYDADFPVVCMDESPKQIIDYKQITISDGSRLQDSEYVRLGVAELFVAFEPLAGHREMTIEDDHTTTTWVNFMAAQMDTQYQEAKKVTWVMDNFVTHKPENFYKVFPPAQAKAYVDRMDFVYTPKHGSWLNMAEIQFALVGRDALDKPFKSKKEVEGAVKIWEIAQNQLRKGANWQFTTEKARIKLKKLYPTI
- a CDS encoding YARHG domain-containing protein, giving the protein MNRKLILLLLVLSPFVALSQKMGFDDIDGSKLKPWTVKDKTGYQFAYHFGDSEVESNLVILVGPDKCYAQISWGEWSADGANWLKRFETLSNVRIEGNQFFSDKTNGEFVLYTNGDETTQCLKVYKPWSGVTAKGEYEVGFVAGKVELFFDGQFPQASLHPLSAVELSKMSKADLQLMRNEIYARYGFRFKSGGAMQAYFAKQDWYKGQYADVTPFLTELEKENLKKIQLAESK
- a CDS encoding dipeptidase is translated as MEPNNLQTLEPSNSRTPEPSNPRTPEPSFVIDAHLDLSMNAMEWNRDLRRSIAEIKAREIGLSDKPDRAQGTVSLPELRKGNVGLVVATQIARYVAPDNPLPGWHSPEQAWAHTQAQLAWYQAMVAVGEMVQIRDLAGLEQHLSSWNDGQDAGQKPVGFILSLEGADSLVSLEHLEMAHAYGLRAIGPAHYGPGRYANGTDSTGKMGQMGIDLLKKMESLNIILDATHLCDDAFWQAMDHFSGPVWASHNNCRAIVNHNRQFSDEQLKVLIARGAVIGAAFDSWMIVPNWVRQVSTPLGMDCNLDKVVRHIDHICQLAGNAQHVGIGSDLDGAFGKEQCPHDLDTIADLHKLVPILQQHGYADEDIKGIMHGNWLRFLRRVWA